The following proteins come from a genomic window of Gallalistipes aquisgranensis:
- a CDS encoding sulfide-dependent adenosine diphosphate thiazole synthase, with translation MERVVSAGIIDSYFSKLKSNLSLDAAIVGGGPSGLVAAYYLAKMGRKVALFERKLAPGGGMWGGAMMFNQIMVQQEAVFILDELGIRHEPYGEGYCTVDSVHSTSALIYKATQAGATVFNCFSVEDVVFQDNAVRGLVVNWAPVHREGLHVDPLVIMAGAVLEGTGHDCEVCRLVARKNGIRLDTPSGEVMGERSLSIELGEKTTVENTKQVYPGLYVSGMAANGVSGSFRMGPIFGGMLLSGKKAAEMIAADLDRRK, from the coding sequence ATGGAAAGAGTCGTATCCGCGGGAATCATAGATTCCTATTTCAGCAAACTCAAATCGAACCTCAGCCTCGACGCCGCCATCGTGGGCGGCGGTCCCTCGGGACTGGTGGCCGCCTACTACCTGGCCAAAATGGGGCGCAAGGTGGCCCTCTTCGAACGCAAACTGGCCCCCGGCGGCGGCATGTGGGGCGGCGCCATGATGTTCAACCAGATCATGGTGCAGCAGGAGGCCGTCTTCATCCTCGACGAGCTGGGCATCCGCCACGAACCCTACGGCGAAGGCTACTGCACGGTCGACTCCGTCCACTCCACCTCGGCCCTGATCTACAAGGCCACGCAGGCCGGCGCCACCGTCTTCAATTGTTTTTCGGTGGAGGACGTCGTTTTCCAGGACAACGCCGTGCGCGGACTGGTGGTGAACTGGGCCCCCGTACACCGCGAAGGACTGCACGTCGATCCGCTGGTCATCATGGCCGGAGCCGTGCTCGAAGGCACGGGCCACGACTGCGAGGTGTGCCGGCTGGTGGCCCGCAAGAACGGCATCCGCCTCGACACCCCCTCGGGCGAAGTGATGGGCGAGCGCTCGCTTTCGATCGAACTGGGCGAAAAGACCACCGTGGAGAACACCAAGCAGGTCTATCCCGGCCTCTACGTTTCGGGCATGGCGGCCAACGGCGTGAGCGGCAGCTTCCGCATGGGTCCCATCTTCGGCGGCATGCTCCTCTCGGGCAAGAAAGCGGCCGAAATGATCGCCGCCGACCTCGACCGCCGCAAATAA
- the thiE gene encoding thiamine phosphate synthase — MKDFGLYVIITRPVLPYERIAEICAEEGVRMLQLREKHLPDREMLAVCRRLAAVTRGSGTKLIVDDRADIALLGGADGVHLGQTDLTLEEARRIVGPGRIIGLSTHSLAQAREAIAQSPDYIGFGPVYPTPTKAIPDPTVGTQLLREAVALSPVPVVAIGGIDAGNLHTVTAAGARNLCCVRYLMESPDLRDRIRELRRLMDGAAG; from the coding sequence GTGAAAGATTTCGGACTCTACGTCATCATCACCCGTCCCGTCCTCCCCTACGAACGGATCGCCGAGATCTGCGCGGAGGAGGGCGTCCGGATGCTCCAGCTGCGCGAAAAGCATCTTCCCGACCGGGAGATGCTCGCCGTCTGCCGGCGGCTGGCCGCGGTCACCCGGGGCAGCGGCACGAAACTGATCGTGGACGACCGGGCCGACATCGCCCTGCTGGGCGGGGCGGACGGAGTACATCTGGGACAGACCGACCTGACCCTGGAAGAGGCACGGCGCATCGTCGGTCCCGGCCGCATCATCGGCCTCTCCACCCACTCCCTCGCCCAGGCCCGCGAAGCGATCGCCCAAAGCCCCGACTACATCGGGTTCGGCCCCGTCTACCCCACGCCGACCAAAGCGATACCCGATCCCACGGTCGGCACACAGCTGCTCCGCGAAGCGGTAGCCCTCTCCCCGGTGCCCGTGGTGGCGATCGGGGGAATCGACGCCGGCAACCTGCACACCGTCACCGCCGCCGGAGCCCGCAACCTCTGCTGCGTGCGTTACCTGATGGAAAGCCCCGACCTGCGGGACCGCATCCGCGAACTCCGGAGGCTGATGGACGGAGCGGCCGGATAG
- a CDS encoding glycoside hydrolase family 28 protein, translating to MKKLLFTLLLFAACGSQAEDGGTSPAPGTKEYDITDFGASGDGTTLSTGAIQRAIDRCSAEGGGTVCIPRGRFLSGTLQLKSGVTLHLAEGAILLGSTKMEDYTPSNLIRAKQADDIGITGPGTIDGQGSHFWYRKPTGHYDHLPERPGCMVYLEDCRNVRVENVRLQNSESWTLHLLGCTGATVRRVTVRNPLHGPNTDGIDIQASSDVHVSECDIYTGDDAIVLKHRHSKYYDRICENVTVTGCVLTTTCNALKIGTETLGEFRNITFRDCTVRAVGPDDSLARIRLEAGLPARAISGISVESVDGSHIRDVRFDNIEMEEVRAPIFVRLANRGAGDRKGRPKVPGSIRNVTISRVSAGSAWYASSITAIPGYAVEEVTLSDIRITTAGGGDEALAEKSVDERIESYPDAHMWKELPASALYVRHARGIGFDGIRISLEGTDRRPVLICDDVRDFRMEGLKADDRSEGEALIRLQETKGALFGPIDTESPCPYLFDLRGTGCTDIRTECPSSRIKGPAGTTPAQI from the coding sequence ATGAAAAAACTGCTGTTCACCCTGCTGCTCTTTGCCGCCTGCGGTTCGCAGGCCGAAGACGGCGGAACGTCCCCGGCTCCCGGGACCAAGGAGTACGACATCACCGATTTCGGAGCCTCCGGCGACGGCACGACGCTCTCGACCGGCGCGATCCAGCGTGCGATCGACCGCTGTTCGGCCGAAGGCGGCGGAACGGTCTGCATACCGCGCGGACGTTTCCTCTCCGGAACGCTCCAACTGAAAAGCGGCGTCACGCTCCACCTGGCGGAAGGAGCCATTCTGCTCGGCAGCACGAAGATGGAAGACTACACCCCGTCCAACCTGATCCGGGCCAAACAGGCCGACGACATCGGCATCACCGGTCCCGGCACAATCGACGGGCAGGGCTCCCATTTCTGGTACCGCAAGCCCACGGGCCACTACGACCACCTGCCGGAGCGTCCCGGCTGCATGGTCTACCTCGAAGACTGCCGCAACGTCCGCGTCGAGAATGTCCGCCTGCAGAACTCCGAGAGCTGGACGCTGCACCTGCTGGGCTGCACCGGGGCCACGGTCCGGAGAGTCACCGTCCGCAACCCGCTCCACGGGCCCAACACCGACGGGATCGACATCCAGGCGTCCAGCGACGTGCATGTCTCGGAGTGCGACATCTACACCGGCGACGACGCCATCGTCCTGAAGCACCGCCACTCGAAATACTACGACCGCATCTGCGAAAACGTCACCGTTACCGGCTGCGTCCTCACCACGACCTGCAACGCACTGAAAATCGGAACGGAAACCCTCGGCGAATTCCGGAACATCACCTTCCGCGACTGTACGGTGCGCGCCGTCGGACCCGATGACTCGCTGGCCCGCATACGGCTCGAAGCCGGCCTGCCCGCACGGGCCATTTCGGGTATTTCGGTCGAAAGCGTGGACGGGTCGCACATCCGGGACGTCCGTTTCGACAACATCGAGATGGAAGAGGTACGCGCCCCGATCTTCGTGCGGCTGGCCAACCGGGGCGCGGGCGACCGGAAGGGACGGCCCAAAGTGCCCGGTTCGATCCGGAACGTCACCATCTCCCGCGTCAGCGCCGGTTCCGCCTGGTACGCCTCGTCCATTACGGCCATCCCGGGCTATGCCGTGGAGGAGGTAACCCTCTCCGACATCCGGATCACGACGGCCGGCGGGGGCGACGAGGCCCTGGCCGAAAAGAGCGTCGACGAGCGGATCGAATCCTACCCCGACGCCCACATGTGGAAGGAGCTGCCCGCCTCGGCCCTCTACGTCCGCCATGCCCGGGGAATCGGGTTCGACGGCATACGGATTTCGCTGGAGGGAACCGACAGGCGGCCCGTCCTGATCTGCGACGACGTGCGCGACTTCCGGATGGAGGGGCTGAAGGCGGACGACCGCTCCGAAGGCGAAGCCCTCATCCGGCTCCAGGAGACGAAGGGAGCCCTTTTCGGTCCGATCGACACCGAATCGCCCTGCCCTTACCTGTTCGACCTGCGCGGAACGGGCTGCACGGACATCCGCACGGAGTGCCCCTCCTCCCGGATCAAGGGGCCGGCCGGAACCACCCCCGCACAGATTTAA
- the rnr gene encoding ribonuclease R, giving the protein MTKKVSKKQTKLGRKIGTGAERAGVIADLFRSFPSKKYTIKNLAAAIGSSDREGRQFAREVVDTLIHQGMVEEVMDGKYRLRANLNRETYEGVVDMLASGSMYVTVEGLDHDVFITSRHAAHALHGDRVKLIITRTGKGGVPEGEILEVLQRTDRNYVGVVELSPGFAFVKVDSRKVPVDIFVPLKEGHPYKNGQKVLVHITEWPETMKSPRGEILDVFGQSGDNNAEMHAILAEFDLPYKFDEEVEKAAEAIPDRITEQDYKERRDFRSVTTFTIDPADAKDFDDALSIRPLGEGKWEVGVHIADVTHYVTEGSVVDTEGENRATSVYLVDRTVPMLPEHLSNGLCSLRPNEEKLCFSAVFELDGEAQVSRQWFGRTVILSDRRFTYAEAQEIIEGKNQTDPLRDEVLALNALARKLRAERFRHGSISFEREEAKFELDENGKPLGVYFKEQKESNQLIEEFMLLANRKVAEFIGKKRGPGANAERTFVYRVHDKPNSDKLARFSSFITRFGYKFQAQEGKAIAREMNRLMDQIKGKSEENVISTLAVRTMAKATYTTDNIGHYGLAFDYYTHFTSPIRRYPDMMVHRLLARYLAGGASADKEYYERLCEHSSDMEVRAAEAERASVKYKMVEFMLDKLGQTFDGHISGITDWGIYVELNDTHIEGMVALREMNDDFYTFDENSYCVTGNRTGRTFTLGDEVQIRVLRADLARKQLDFELVASYDFDTHEATPLGTADPQANQNPAEVYSTRGRSGGKPGKGSRRTEKGGKGKKSRGKRK; this is encoded by the coding sequence ATGACGAAGAAAGTATCCAAAAAACAGACGAAACTGGGACGGAAGATCGGAACCGGCGCCGAACGGGCGGGGGTCATCGCCGACCTGTTCCGCTCGTTCCCCTCAAAAAAATACACGATCAAGAATCTGGCCGCCGCCATCGGCAGCAGCGACCGCGAAGGGCGGCAGTTCGCCCGCGAGGTGGTCGACACGCTGATCCACCAGGGCATGGTGGAGGAGGTGATGGACGGCAAGTACCGCCTCCGGGCCAATCTCAACCGGGAAACCTACGAAGGTGTGGTCGACATGCTCGCCTCGGGCTCGATGTATGTGACCGTGGAGGGGCTCGACCACGACGTATTCATCACCTCGCGCCACGCGGCCCACGCCCTCCACGGCGACCGCGTGAAACTCATCATCACCCGCACGGGCAAGGGCGGCGTCCCCGAAGGGGAGATCCTCGAGGTTCTCCAGCGCACCGACCGCAACTATGTGGGCGTGGTGGAACTCTCGCCGGGCTTCGCCTTCGTGAAGGTCGACTCGCGCAAGGTCCCCGTAGACATTTTCGTCCCGCTGAAAGAGGGACATCCCTACAAGAACGGACAGAAGGTGCTGGTGCACATCACCGAATGGCCCGAAACGATGAAGAGCCCCCGGGGCGAAATCCTCGACGTATTCGGGCAGAGCGGCGACAACAACGCCGAAATGCACGCCATCCTGGCCGAATTCGACCTCCCCTACAAATTCGACGAAGAGGTGGAGAAGGCGGCCGAGGCGATCCCCGACCGCATCACCGAACAGGACTACAAGGAGCGGCGCGATTTCCGCAGCGTCACCACGTTCACCATCGACCCGGCCGATGCCAAGGACTTCGACGACGCCCTTTCGATCCGCCCGCTGGGCGAAGGGAAATGGGAGGTGGGCGTCCACATCGCCGACGTCACCCACTACGTCACGGAGGGTTCCGTGGTGGACACCGAGGGCGAAAACCGGGCCACGTCGGTCTACCTGGTCGACCGCACGGTACCCATGCTGCCCGAACACCTCTCGAACGGACTCTGCTCCCTGCGTCCGAACGAGGAGAAACTCTGCTTCTCGGCGGTCTTCGAACTGGACGGCGAGGCGCAGGTCTCCCGACAGTGGTTCGGCCGCACGGTCATCCTCTCCGACCGCCGGTTCACCTACGCCGAAGCGCAGGAGATCATCGAGGGGAAGAACCAGACCGACCCGCTGCGGGACGAGGTGCTGGCCCTCAACGCCCTGGCCCGGAAACTGCGGGCCGAACGCTTCCGCCACGGTTCGATCAGCTTCGAACGCGAGGAGGCCAAATTCGAATTGGACGAAAACGGCAAACCGCTGGGAGTCTACTTCAAGGAGCAGAAGGAGTCGAATCAGCTGATCGAGGAGTTCATGCTGCTGGCCAACCGCAAGGTGGCCGAATTCATCGGCAAGAAACGGGGCCCCGGCGCCAACGCCGAACGCACGTTCGTCTACCGGGTGCACGACAAGCCCAACAGCGACAAGCTGGCCCGCTTCAGCAGCTTCATCACCCGTTTCGGATACAAATTCCAGGCGCAGGAGGGCAAGGCCATCGCCAGGGAGATGAACCGTCTGATGGACCAGATCAAAGGCAAAAGCGAGGAGAACGTCATCTCCACGCTGGCCGTGCGCACCATGGCCAAAGCCACCTATACCACCGACAACATCGGCCACTACGGCCTGGCGTTCGACTACTACACGCACTTCACCTCGCCCATCCGCCGCTATCCCGACATGATGGTCCACCGCCTGCTGGCCCGCTATCTGGCCGGAGGCGCTTCGGCCGACAAGGAGTATTACGAACGCCTGTGCGAACACTCCTCCGACATGGAGGTCCGCGCGGCCGAGGCGGAACGCGCATCCGTCAAATACAAGATGGTGGAGTTCATGCTCGACAAACTGGGCCAGACGTTCGACGGTCACATCTCGGGCATCACCGACTGGGGTATCTACGTCGAACTGAACGACACCCACATCGAGGGCATGGTGGCCCTGCGGGAGATGAACGACGACTTCTACACCTTCGACGAAAACTCCTACTGCGTGACGGGCAACCGCACGGGCCGCACCTTCACTCTCGGCGACGAAGTGCAGATCCGCGTCCTGCGCGCCGACCTGGCACGCAAACAGCTCGACTTCGAACTGGTCGCCTCCTACGACTTCGACACCCACGAGGCAACGCCGCTGGGAACCGCCGATCCCCAGGCGAACCAAAACCCGGCGGAGGTCTATTCCACGCGCGGCCGTTCCGGTGGAAAACCCGGAAAGGGCAGCCGCAGAACGGAGAAAGGCGGCAAAGGCAAAAAAAGCCGCGGCAAGAGGAAATAA
- a CDS encoding biotin/lipoyl-containing protein, translating into MARKLLIRDLTLRDGQQSSFATRMTQQQVDRVLPFYKDAGFYAMEVWGGAVPDSVMRYLGENPWDRLEKIKAAVGDVSKLTALSRGRNLFGYSPYSDEIIEGFCRNSIASGLGIMRIFDALNDVDNVKSTVKFIKKYGGIADCAVCYTVDPHFTAGERFKAMLRGRKLPGPVFTDAYFLDKARQMAALGADMITIKDMSGLIPPKRVAGLVKLFKSNLSVPVDFHTHCTPGYGLASVVSAIASGADVVDTNIWYFAEGPAAPAIELIYLFCKKMDVELDIDMEAVAKINAELYEIRKELAAYDTVKQFPNPFNPLKDELPDDVDRQFDTAVDAVNRGDEAALLEACHAIERYFGFPKPNLLVQKAEIPGGMYTNMVAQLKQLKAEDILEKAMELIPRVRLDAGLPPLVTPTSQIVGAQAVNCALDLKNGKPMYSNVSNQFVNLVKGEYGHTPVPVDPKFRLKIAGVERETPYDMSQYRMQPNPELPECGGVKLAADEKEVLLLELFPLVASKFLREGKEARCKAAAGKEKVVEAPVPEREKPATVPITGDVIAAPMPGKVLKVLVKPGDPVKRGQEVLLLEAMKMENSIQSAYEGVVKQILVGEGDNVAVDAPLIEIGK; encoded by the coding sequence ATGGCACGTAAACTTTTGATCAGGGATTTGACGCTCAGGGACGGGCAGCAATCCTCCTTTGCGACGCGCATGACGCAGCAGCAGGTCGACCGGGTGCTTCCTTTCTACAAGGATGCCGGATTTTATGCGATGGAGGTGTGGGGCGGAGCCGTGCCCGACTCCGTGATGCGCTATCTGGGTGAGAATCCGTGGGACCGTCTGGAGAAGATCAAGGCGGCCGTGGGCGACGTCTCGAAACTGACGGCCCTTTCGCGCGGGCGGAACCTGTTCGGGTACAGTCCGTACAGCGACGAGATCATCGAGGGGTTCTGCCGCAATTCGATCGCCTCGGGGCTGGGCATCATGCGCATATTCGATGCGCTGAACGACGTGGACAACGTGAAATCCACGGTCAAGTTCATCAAGAAATACGGCGGGATCGCCGATTGTGCCGTCTGCTATACGGTCGATCCGCACTTTACGGCCGGGGAGCGTTTCAAGGCGATGCTTCGGGGCAGGAAACTGCCGGGGCCCGTCTTTACCGACGCCTATTTCCTCGACAAGGCCCGGCAGATGGCCGCGCTGGGTGCCGATATGATTACGATCAAGGACATGAGCGGACTGATTCCCCCGAAACGGGTGGCCGGTCTGGTGAAGCTGTTCAAGAGCAACCTGAGTGTCCCGGTCGATTTCCATACCCATTGCACGCCGGGTTACGGACTGGCTTCGGTGGTGTCGGCCATCGCCAGCGGGGCGGATGTTGTGGACACCAATATCTGGTATTTCGCCGAAGGGCCCGCCGCTCCGGCCATCGAACTGATCTACCTGTTCTGTAAGAAGATGGACGTGGAACTCGACATCGACATGGAGGCCGTGGCCAAGATCAACGCCGAACTGTACGAGATCCGCAAGGAATTGGCCGCTTACGATACGGTGAAACAGTTCCCCAATCCGTTCAATCCGCTGAAGGACGAGTTGCCGGACGACGTGGACAGGCAGTTCGACACGGCGGTCGATGCGGTGAACCGGGGCGACGAAGCCGCTCTGCTGGAGGCCTGCCATGCCATCGAACGCTATTTCGGTTTCCCGAAGCCGAACCTGCTGGTGCAGAAGGCGGAGATACCGGGCGGCATGTACACCAACATGGTGGCCCAGCTCAAGCAGCTCAAGGCCGAGGATATTCTGGAGAAGGCGATGGAGCTCATCCCGAGGGTACGGCTCGATGCCGGCCTGCCGCCGCTGGTGACCCCCACCAGCCAGATCGTGGGGGCACAGGCCGTGAACTGCGCGCTCGATCTGAAGAACGGCAAACCGATGTATTCGAACGTGTCGAACCAGTTCGTGAATCTGGTCAAGGGCGAATACGGCCATACGCCGGTGCCGGTCGATCCGAAATTCCGGCTGAAGATCGCGGGTGTGGAGCGGGAGACTCCCTACGACATGTCGCAGTACAGGATGCAGCCCAATCCCGAGCTGCCCGAGTGCGGCGGGGTGAAGCTGGCCGCCGACGAGAAGGAGGTGCTGTTGCTGGAACTCTTCCCGCTGGTGGCTTCGAAGTTCCTGCGCGAGGGTAAGGAGGCCCGCTGCAAGGCGGCGGCCGGCAAGGAAAAGGTCGTGGAGGCTCCGGTTCCGGAGAGGGAGAAGCCGGCGACGGTGCCCATTACGGGCGATGTGATCGCCGCGCCGATGCCGGGAAAGGTGCTGAAAGTACTGGTGAAACCGGGCGATCCGGTGAAACGGGGGCAGGAGGTGCTGCTGCTCGAGGCGATGAAGATGGAGAACAGCATCCAGTCGGCTTACGAGGGAGTGGTGAAACAGATTCTTGTCGGCGAAGGCGATAATGTGGCTGTGGATGCCCCGCTGATCGAGATCGGAAAGTAG
- a CDS encoding sialate O-acetylesterase: MMKKLMLAVLFCAAATGLGAKVKLPALMGDGMVLQQRSDANLWGWADPGRKVTVTTSWDGASYTATAAGDGGWLVKVKTPAWGGPYTIDIREGETVTLRNVMIGEVWVCSGQSNMQYRVRGSINQHMENTAETVLSSGRYPQIRSFWVKSGRALEPRQDCTGEWEVSSPGCVGMFSAVAYFFARHLTDALGGVPVGIITASYGGSRIECWMDKPTLDKLPPFKRDSIRLDNPRPQDVPTLFYYGMIAPLTNYTARGFLWYQGESSRAHYKLYPQMQAAMVELWREKWGNPDMPFYYVQIAPYGYKEGTPAALFVEAQVKAQSLIPNSGIVGTTDLGEEKCIHPGRKEPVGQRLALLALSKTYGMSDIPPTGPIYKSVSFEKGKAIVSFDGSATQGVGKMLMPLEGFEIAGADRKFYPAEACVVNRKQMVQVWSDKVPEPVAVRYAFRAFTPGANLSNHYGQPVFPFRTDDWDDIR; the protein is encoded by the coding sequence ATGATGAAGAAACTGATGCTCGCCGTGCTTTTCTGCGCGGCGGCTACGGGCCTCGGGGCCAAAGTGAAACTGCCCGCCCTGATGGGCGACGGCATGGTGCTCCAGCAGAGAAGCGATGCGAACCTCTGGGGCTGGGCCGATCCCGGCAGAAAGGTGACCGTCACCACCTCGTGGGACGGGGCGAGCTACACGGCTACGGCGGCCGGAGACGGCGGATGGCTGGTGAAGGTGAAGACCCCCGCATGGGGCGGTCCCTACACGATCGACATCCGGGAGGGGGAGACCGTCACGCTCAGGAATGTGATGATCGGCGAAGTGTGGGTCTGCTCCGGGCAGTCCAACATGCAGTACCGGGTGCGCGGTTCGATCAACCAGCACATGGAGAATACCGCCGAGACGGTCCTCTCCTCCGGAAGGTATCCCCAGATACGCAGTTTCTGGGTGAAATCGGGCAGGGCTCTGGAGCCCAGGCAGGATTGTACGGGCGAATGGGAGGTCTCTTCGCCGGGGTGCGTGGGGATGTTCAGTGCCGTGGCCTATTTCTTCGCCCGTCACCTGACCGATGCACTGGGCGGCGTTCCGGTGGGGATCATCACCGCCAGTTACGGAGGTTCCCGTATCGAGTGCTGGATGGACAAGCCCACGCTCGACAAACTGCCCCCTTTCAAGCGCGACTCCATCCGTCTCGACAATCCCCGTCCGCAGGACGTACCCACGCTGTTCTATTACGGCATGATCGCACCGCTGACCAACTACACCGCCCGCGGATTCCTCTGGTACCAGGGCGAGTCGAGCCGTGCGCACTACAAGCTCTATCCGCAGATGCAGGCGGCCATGGTGGAGCTCTGGCGCGAGAAGTGGGGAAATCCCGACATGCCGTTCTACTATGTGCAGATCGCACCCTACGGGTATAAGGAGGGAACTCCGGCCGCCCTGTTCGTCGAAGCGCAGGTGAAGGCCCAGTCGCTGATCCCGAACTCGGGAATCGTCGGCACCACCGACCTGGGTGAGGAGAAGTGTATCCATCCCGGCCGCAAGGAGCCCGTGGGGCAGCGTCTGGCGCTGCTCGCCCTTTCGAAAACCTACGGGATGAGCGATATTCCCCCGACCGGCCCGATCTACAAATCGGTGTCGTTCGAAAAAGGGAAGGCGATCGTCTCTTTCGACGGCAGTGCCACGCAGGGCGTAGGCAAGATGCTGATGCCGCTGGAAGGGTTCGAAATTGCCGGTGCCGACAGAAAGTTCTATCCGGCCGAGGCCTGCGTGGTAAACCGGAAACAGATGGTGCAGGTATGGTCGGACAAGGTGCCCGAGCCGGTGGCCGTGCGCTATGCTTTCCGGGCTTTCACACCGGGGGCGAACCTCAGCAACCACTACGGGCAGCCCGTCTTCCCGTTCCGTACGGACGACTGGGACGACATCCGGTAG
- a CDS encoding aspartate kinase translates to MKVYKFGGASVRSADGVRNLCDIVREETEPLFVVVSAMGKTTNALEEVLERFMAGDRDGALDGFAQVERNHEEILAGLFPEGVPAAVAGAVEALYAEARGVLLSGGAREADYDRWYDRIVSFGELISTTIVSAYLERAGVPNRWIDMRRCFVTSTRHRDANINLPLSAPLLKRAVAGAPVRVFVGQGFIGSTAAGDPTTLGREGSDYSAAVAANILDAESLSIWKDVEGILNADPKLFADTVYIPELTYLDAIELAYSGAQIIHPKTIKPLQNKNIPLYVRPFSDRGKPGSVIRGEMTGRIEAPILILKPNQVLLSIRPKDFSFVIEDRMVYIFSLLEQYRIRTNLIQSSAVNLSVCVDASRHLKEVAERLRQEFRVVYNSDMELLTIRGYTPPLYEKYAESSNAYLIQKTRKMVRIVRRTFPWRPQTNIY, encoded by the coding sequence ATGAAAGTATATAAGTTCGGAGGAGCGTCGGTCCGGTCGGCCGACGGGGTGAGGAATCTGTGCGACATCGTCCGGGAGGAGACGGAGCCGCTTTTCGTCGTGGTTTCGGCCATGGGCAAGACCACCAATGCGCTGGAGGAGGTGCTCGAACGCTTTATGGCGGGCGACCGCGACGGAGCGCTGGACGGATTCGCGCAGGTCGAACGGAACCATGAGGAGATACTCGCCGGCCTCTTTCCGGAGGGAGTGCCCGCCGCGGTCGCCGGTGCGGTGGAGGCGCTGTATGCCGAAGCCCGGGGAGTGCTGCTCTCCGGCGGGGCCCGGGAAGCCGATTACGACCGCTGGTACGACCGTATCGTCAGTTTCGGGGAGCTGATCTCCACGACGATCGTTTCGGCCTATCTCGAACGGGCCGGCGTCCCTAATCGCTGGATCGACATGCGCCGCTGTTTCGTGACCAGCACGCGGCACAGGGACGCGAATATCAATCTCCCGCTTTCGGCCCCCCTGCTGAAACGGGCGGTCGCGGGCGCTCCCGTGCGCGTGTTCGTGGGACAGGGGTTCATAGGTTCCACTGCGGCGGGCGACCCCACCACGCTGGGCCGCGAAGGGTCGGACTATTCGGCGGCCGTGGCGGCCAATATCCTCGACGCGGAGAGCCTCTCGATCTGGAAGGACGTGGAGGGCATCCTCAATGCCGATCCCAAGTTGTTCGCCGATACGGTCTACATCCCGGAACTCACCTACCTCGATGCCATCGAACTGGCGTACAGCGGGGCACAGATCATCCACCCCAAGACGATCAAGCCGCTCCAGAACAAGAACATTCCGCTCTACGTGCGTCCCTTTTCCGACAGGGGGAAACCGGGCAGCGTGATCCGGGGCGAGATGACCGGGCGCATCGAGGCGCCGATCCTGATCCTCAAGCCCAACCAGGTGTTGCTTTCGATCCGGCCGAAAGACTTTTCGTTCGTGATCGAAGACCGCATGGTCTATATTTTCTCTCTGCTCGAACAATATCGTATCCGGACCAACCTGATCCAGAGTTCGGCCGTGAACCTGAGCGTCTGCGTGGATGCTTCCCGCCATCTGAAGGAGGTGGCGGAGCGGCTCCGGCAGGAGTTCCGGGTGGTCTACAATTCCGACATGGAGCTGCTCACGATCCGGGGATACACGCCTCCGCTCTATGAAAAGTATGCGGAGAGCAGTAATGCCTACCTGATCCAAAAGACCCGCAAGATGGTGCGGATCGTTCGCCGCACGTTCCCGTGGCGTCCGCAGACCAATATTTACTGA